The following coding sequences are from one Acidimicrobiales bacterium window:
- a CDS encoding DUF4333 domain-containing protein: protein MRTSRHLLLAGAVALGGLFLAGCSSENAVSQSDVETEAETQLAAQVEGATPDVSCPGDLTAEVDETMECELTIEGDDTVYPVTITVTSVDGDQANFNIEVGDPAGGSTTTTAG, encoded by the coding sequence ATGCGCACCTCCCGACACCTGCTCCTCGCCGGCGCCGTCGCGCTCGGCGGCCTCTTCCTCGCCGGCTGCAGCAGCGAGAACGCCGTGTCCCAGTCCGACGTCGAGACCGAGGCCGAGACCCAGCTCGCGGCCCAGGTCGAGGGTGCCACGCCCGACGTGTCCTGCCCGGGCGATCTCACCGCAGAGGTGGACGAGACGATGGAGTGCGAGCTCACGATCGAGGGCGACGACACCGTCTACCCCGTGACCATCACCGTCACCTCGGTGGACGGCGACCAGGCCAACTTCAACATCGAGGTCGGCGACCCGGCAGGCGGCTCGACCACCACCACCGCCGGCTGA
- a CDS encoding sigma-70 family RNA polymerase sigma factor translates to MIRDAQDHDAQDHDEVEAFCRDAWPRLVAGLVVWCDSRAVAEELAQETLVRVWERWSQVAETRDPDAWMWRVAINLSRSSWRRSMAERRALRRAGGLRVRVPEAPTALDEDLLAAVRSLPERQRRAVVLRHVVDLPVAVVAEAMGCADGTVRALTHQGLERLRSGPWSVGPQSEEVAHDG, encoded by the coding sequence ATGATCCGAGACGCGCAGGACCACGACGCGCAGGACCACGACGAGGTCGAGGCCTTCTGCCGCGACGCCTGGCCCCGGCTGGTGGCGGGGTTGGTCGTCTGGTGTGACAGCCGGGCGGTCGCCGAGGAGCTGGCCCAGGAGACCCTGGTCCGGGTCTGGGAGCGGTGGTCGCAGGTGGCCGAGACCCGTGACCCCGACGCCTGGATGTGGCGGGTGGCCATCAACCTGTCGCGATCGTCGTGGCGCCGCTCGATGGCCGAGCGCCGCGCCCTTCGTCGGGCCGGGGGCCTCCGGGTCCGGGTGCCCGAGGCGCCCACGGCGCTGGACGAGGACCTGCTCGCCGCCGTCCGGTCACTGCCCGAGCGCCAGCGCCGGGCCGTCGTGCTGCGCCACGTCGTCGACCTGCCGGTCGCGGTGGTGGCCGAGGCCATGGGCTGCGCGGACGGCACCGTGCGAGCGCTGACCCACCAGGGCCTCGAGCGCCTGCGCAGCGGGCCGTGGTCCGTCGGCCCCCAGTCCGAGGAGGTGGCTCACGATGGATGA